In Humulus lupulus chromosome 6, drHumLupu1.1, whole genome shotgun sequence, a single genomic region encodes these proteins:
- the LOC133782458 gene encoding uncharacterized protein LOC133782458 isoform X1: MMIISVMVDDGFDSGVQEEGVPKVELKVNHEAKLRELLHKINSLEIKLCSDATKEFIKLLKGNSGSELLRYYVRSSSRCSELLDAWKLQRGKPGLSYILKLTFVILSHPDGRYKPNDKEGLVISRVLDKFARLIIEELLQDVYRELNSKETKSQNAALWLMASIVRRGSGLASDVAKNFDFKLKGFSKLAEFKKNQNEKKAKQSSRKSFVGFAMSFLEVGKPGLLRWVLQQKEMYSGVLRGLGNDDDDETVIDVLSTLRDKILVEESLVPPGLRSVLFGSGALEQLVNISGKDNGGYAAELAYNILVLVCTDPCNGLMPDLTRHPSPLRGNPKRLLGLMKKLKATESIFHRDLISAIVSGRPSFGAAYMEEFPYNIEDYASPNWFAIVTLAANLVSSVGTGLKFDFLASKPHDLPSSDSEYLQSVLKCLCPRSFSRSVINKGLLHLDFLVKHGTLRLLFEALKLLEFLIGAINSQSSFPSSDVVQGWASLKQVIQNEVRTLLPDPQVLLTLLSSLSSQSKTRVSSLKRKPDSGDFLKQGRDDVKKLKRDHMNNTDSDIIVGGVNLSADLTSFKDSERIVGTPSADEFDTGKDIIKVHEIWGSDLCDMSPFAMKDVEIFFQSKLLDALKTYFRVMPTVLEGSFEFLISLLIDPLALDTNLQHSLLSLLIEYVVWSPTGTPFTAPPLMYKHLQSFMTLLIFSPISEIKNQACDLAQAAMLSTGAFDRNRHEIGSWFLFIPGYDRRNSSLHIPCVEVLQSLCQVVISFLCDAISTTGNNLFKYWDMVKLRTCNLERLKDISPDFSPLVVCILQKCLRLLDSESGTFTLPEKSMISLYVGNTLKYILQTQVDARLLSAVVDSILSERLGEHSSVSDDSGAAFCEWRPLRNLFIFSQGISHPETRVFSIDNKAKPAVSSFGIALDEVKRNLTSGNNGEIADMTKAFASLIICTTPEEISKNFPAVVTVSETLSGVFTYLMPSVVFLDHTFLTSVSNLWPDIFLPGLEMALSGKNKGEKDDVGGVTDCALVAGEVIRDKFFNANEAAATFSFFLKQTPFHILFPSLMCTNGPYSSQPMKIKDLLLAKLSEWKFDNCFVSYLRLLLFWIHQLQSSYKVSPLAKFQELSEICLILLKDLLGQVLHLNVDFDCHRTSRIHLSTQEVQEVAETIFCHPAVETSLSHPLTCGMGLAKANLFDNMDTSINLSRQSVHKLDHHVLDMLGTAYEYFLSLCDGQHFNNKREKGIGKELRKVFNVPIQRVIEVVKDRFKVCICTGNLMPFLQPYYALHVLNHFVGPFELLDLVQWMFKRVSMDTYADWKANRTSVISFGFCIAAGAFRNLSSYLEQPLSKRQKYDLLWEMEGNRNVKNVEEIYFQVTKLALHIKTDYADLCLLEAVKAAHRQKYVQHNNFHSCLVLSRLIINTSVKILSHCIYETTKTRAKLLFFLTDVSSLHLSIFGHLFLSMVNKGLAHKGKMVDELPDFAPSDEDYLMLLPTALSYLNSYCIKYGFQYYKHFRSIPCFYSNILLKSFVNWKSFVLSDVFQEQYGEFIPSSTEELLNLVNDSLLGKAICMLQYHFALDGDSVKLKKRLKLFNSIFLHSAEHEELIDCDFGEIDSYSLNHSLNFINRVIAKISFGRILLFPNCDQSQSLPLEESGVLKDVQMEMGSTREDVSRMYFINILVGIWQLIVKKFPSGSYSGQKSIDVLSLYRYLEAFILRSILELTNNMHSYLIQLESIPFLEQLMKSALRFRFEDPTTLKMLQDILTLLSEGKFSRDFYLQLLLAHSQFESSIQLASNSTNSSHLGAFLRPISGVLRHLAFPTTENNASDSSHYLETTGLYMRQLEVIKLLRTLFPSKPHELAFDFKKSVGINFKSLHLLLLSTYGAKLSKIDMEIYNLMLAIESIDGLEAENIAGSDHLWGNAALKIEKERALEHDPSNMGANAEAVKERHRSQFRDNLPIDPKICASTVLYFPYDRIATHEAISSEHFQSSDFTHMLANYAQTSTPDDGNLQRYDPVFILHFSLYSLSVGHIEPMEFAGLGLLAIAFVSMSSPDDGIRRLAYSILGIFKKALELCKKRKEVTRIRLLLTSLQNGIETPWQRVPSVVAIFAAEASFILLDPSHDHYATLSRVLMNSSKLSMKNVPLFNEFFWSTSVNFKAERLWILRLLYAGLNLDDDVQIYTRNSILETLMSYYFSPLSDNESKDLILQILKKSIKCYKMTRHLVENCGLFSWLSSVLSIFSKMNFREEKKFFIMQLTVVLQVVHNIMSSRNTIEWLQKKALEQLMELMSHLCRFLVNGVVLVKEHVTLVNLILEIMISTLNISHKRKIYQSQFNLSIDGLYQICEATHTDDDAARADPELGLKAILMNTPPAAIFCMSQENLSKFIGWAISSALQADSAKLHQNKESRHFLSAISKDEQSEDSLVSKLLRWLTASVILGKLKVKSKNLDPKLGLNLKDLVSLFDHAETECEEGREDRIQRDQFLASTILYLQLLVRTNHKVLPSVVSALSILLENALSLADATHKNGFRLLLESVWLKIRYPVEANPAWRWSFYQPWMDLFLELTDLQKIGELHACQILLHIIAHVLGSPRSEGLQSLLEEMQRIDAFEWEKSILETDK; the protein is encoded by the exons ATGATGATCATATCAG TTATGGTGGACGATGGTTTTGACAGTGGGGTTCAGGAAGAAGGGGTTCCAAAGGTTGAACTTAAAGTGAATCATGAAGCTAAACTCAGAGAACTATTACATAAAATTAATTCACTGGAAATTAAGTTATGCTCAGATGCTACAAAGGAGTTCATCAAGTTACTGAAAGGTAACTCTGGAAGTGAGTTGCTTCGGTATTATGTGAGGAGTTCATCTAGGTGCTCAGAGCTTCTAGATGCTTGGAAGCTTCAACGAGGAAAACCTGGTTTATCATacattttaaaattaacttttgttatttTGAGTCATCCTGATGGGAGGTATAAACCAAATGATAAGGAGGGGTTAGTTATAAGTAGGGTTCTAGATAAGTTTGCTCGATTGATTATTGAAGAACTTTTGCAAGATGTGTACAGAGAGCTCAATAGTAAAGAAACAAAGAGCCAAAATGCAGCACTTTGGCTTATGGCTTCGATTGTCCGGCGGGGTTCAGGGTTGGCTTCTGATGTTGCTAAGAATTTTGATTTCAAGCTCAAAGGGTTTTCTAAGCTGGCTGAGTTCAAGAAGAATCAAAATGAGAAGAAAGCAAAACAGTCTTCTAGAAAGTCTTTTGTTGGGTTTGCTATGTCATTTTTGGAGGTAGGCAAGCCAGGGTTGTTGAGGTGGGTGTTGCAGCAGAAGGAAATGTATTCTGGTGTACTTCGTGGGCTTGGGAATGATGATGACGATGAGACTGTTATTGATGTTCTGTCCACTTTGAGAGATAAGATTCTTGTTGAGGAGTCATTGGTTCCTCCAGGTCTTAGGAGTGTTCTTTTTGGAAGTGGTGCTTTGGAACAATTGGTCAATATTTCTGGAAAGGATAATGGTGGCTATGCTGCAGAGTTGGCGTATAATATTCTTGTTTTGGTCTGTACTGATCCCTGTAATGGATTGATGCCTGATCTTACAAGACACCCAAGTCCTTTAAGGGGTAATCCAAAACGTCTTTTGGGGCTGATGAAGAAACTGAAAGCAACTGAGAGCATCTTTCATAGAGATTTGATTTCGGCTATTGTTAGTGGGAGACCCTCTTTTGGTGCAGCATATATGGAAGAGTTTCCTTACAACATTGAAGATTATGCATCACCTAATTG GTTTGCAATTGTGACTTTGGCTGCAAATTTGGTGTCATCAGTGGGAACTGGCCTAAAGTTTGATTTCCTTGCTTCCAAACCTCATGATCTGCCATCTTCTGACAGTGAATATTTGCAGAGTGTCTTGAAATGTTTGTGTCCTCGTTCATTCTCCCGGTCAGTTATCAATAAGGGGTTGCTTCACTTAGATTTTCTAGTGAAGCATGGAACTTTGCGGCTGCTTTTTGAAGCACTGaagttgctggaatttttaatTGGGGCTATAAATAGTCAAAGTAGTTTTCCTTCAAGTGATGTAGTACAAGGTTGGGCATCTCTTAAGCAAGTAATTCAAAATGAGGTTCGAACGTTGCTTCCTGATCCACAAGTTCTGCTGACTCTACTTTCATCTCTGAGTAGCCAATCCAAAACTCGTGTCAGTTCTTTAAAGAGAAAACCAGACTCAGGAGACTTTCTTAAGCAGGGCAGAGATGATGtaaagaaattgaaaagagatcATATGAACAACACAGATTCAGATATCATTGTAGGTGGAGTGAATCTTTCTGCAGACCTTACTTCATTTAAGGACAGTGAAAGAATTGTAGGTACACCTAGCGCAGATGAATTTGACACTGGAAAGGATATTATAAAAGTTCATGAAATTTGGGGTTCAGACCTGTGCGATATGTCTCCTTTTGCGATGAAAGATGTAGAGATATTCTTTCAGTCCAAGCTTCTTGATGCTCTAAAAACTTATTTT CGAGTAATGCCAACTGTTTTGGAAGGATCATTTGAGTTCCTTATAAGTCTCCTAATTGATCCTTTGGCACTAGATACTAACTTACAGCATTCTCTATTGTCTTTGCTAATCGAATACGTTGTATGGTCTCCCACTGGAACTCCTTTTACAGCCCCTCCTTTGATGTATAAACATCTTCAGTCATTTATGACTTTGTTAATTTTTTCACCCATAAGTGAAATTAAGAATCAAGCATGTGATCTAGCACAAGCAGCGATGTTAAGTACTGGTGCCTTTGATAGAAATCGTCATGAGATTGGATCATGGTTCTTGTTTATACCAGGTTATGACAGAAGAAATTCTTCTCTTCACATTCCATGTGTGGAAGTATTGCAGAGCCTGTGTCAGGTTGTCATCTCATTCTTATGTGATGCAATTTCTACCACaggaaataatttatttaaatattgggACATGGTTAAGCTTCGTACCTGCAACTTAGAAAGGCTAAAAG ATATATCACCTGATTTCAGCCCTCTCGTTGTATGTATACTGCAAAAGTGCCTAAGGTTGCTTGATTCTGAATCTGGGACTTTTACATTGCCGGAGAAATCAATGATATCATTGTATGTGGGTAATACGCTAAAATATATCTTGCAAACTCAG GTAGATGCGAGGTTACTGTCTGCCGTAGTTGATTCAATCTTATCTGAGAGACTTGGTGAACATAGTTCTGTTAGTGATGATTCTGGCGCTGCCTTCTGTGAGTGGAGACCATTGaggaatttatttattttttcacaaGGTATTTCTCATCCAGAAACACGTGTCTTTTCAATTGATAATAAAGCTAAACCAGCTGTTAGCTCTTTTGGGATTGCACTGGATGAAGTTAAAAGAAACTTAACCAGTGGGAACAATGGTGAAATAGCTGATATGACCAAAGCCTTTGCTTCCTTAATCATCTGCACAACGCCTGAagagatttcaaaaaatttcCCAGCTGTTGTGACTGTATCAGAAACTCTTTCTGGTGTTTTCACGTATCTAATGCCATCTGTGGTCTTTCTTGATCATACCTTTCTGACAAGTGTTTCTAATTTATGGCCTGATATCTTTCTTCCTGGCCTGGAAATGGCTCTATCTGGTAAAAACAAAGGCGAAAAAGATGATGTCGGTGGAGTCACTGATTGTGCTTTGGTAGCAGGAGAAGTGATCCGTGACAAATTTTTTAATGCAAATGAAGCTGCAGCTACCTTTAGTTTCTTTTTAAAGCAGACACCTTTCCATATATTATTCCCTTCCCTTATGTGCACCAATGGTCCTTATTCGTCACAGCCCATGAAAATAAAAGACCTTCTGTTGGCTAAACTGTCAGAGTGGAAATTTGATAACTGCTTTGTCTCTTATCTGCGCCTTTTGTTATTCTGGATTCATCAGTTACAATCATCTTATAAAGTTAGCCCTTTAGCCAAATTCCAAGAACTTTCTGAGATTTGTCTCATTCTCTTGAAAGACTTGTTGGGTCAGGTATTACATTTAAATGTGGATTTTGATTGTCACAGAACTAGTAGAATTCATTTGTCAACCCAAGAAGTCCAAGAAGTGGCTGAAACCATCTTTTGTCATCCTGCAGTAGAGACATCACTATCTCACCCCTTGACCTGTGGGATGGGCTTGGCAAAGGCAAACCTGTTTGACAATATGGATACTTCGATTAATTTATCTAGGCAGAGTGTTCATAAGTTAGATCACCATGTTTTAGATATGTTGGGAACAGCTTATGAGTACTTCCTCTCTCTTTGCGATGGCCAGCATTTTAATAACAAACGCGAAAAAGGCATTGGGAAAGAACTTAGGAAAGTTTTTAATGTTCCAATCCAGAGGGTTATTGAAGTGGTGAAGGACAGGTTTAAGGTATGCATTTGCACAGGGAATCTGATGCCCTTCCTCCAACCATACTATGCTTTACATGTTCTGAATCATTTTGTAGGCCCCTTTGAGCTGCTCGATTTGGTGCAGTGGATGTTTAAAAGAGTTTCCATGGATACATATGCAGATTGGAAAGCTAACAGGACATCTGTTATTTCTTTTGGATTTTGTATTGCTGCTGGTGCTTTCAGAAATCTATCTAGCTATTTGGAGCAGCCACTGTCAAAGAGACAAAAATACGATTTACTTTGGGAAATGGAAGGAAATAGAAATGTAAAGAATGTTGAGGAGATCTATTTTCAAGTGACTAAGTTGGCCTTGCATATTAAAACAGATTATGCGGATCTCTGCTTGCTTGAAGCTGTTAAAGCTGCACACAGACAAAAATATGTGCAGCACAATAATTTTCATTCTTGTTTGGTATTATCAAGACTTATCATAAACACTTCTGTGAAAATTCTTTCCCATTGCATTTATGAGACAACAAAGACCAGAGCTAAGTTATTGTTTTTTCTCACTGATGTGAGCTCCCTTCATCTGTCAATCTTTGGACATTTATTTTTGAGTATGGTGAACAAAGGTTTAGCTCATAAAGGGAAAATGGTGGATGAGCTCCCTGACTTTGCTCCTTCTGATGAGGATTATTTGATGCTTCTACCTACTGCTTTGTCATACTTAAATTCATACTGCATTAAATATGGATTTCAGTATTACAAGCACTTTAGAAGTATACCTTGTTTTTATTCAAATATACTTTTGAAGAGTTTTGTCAATTGGAAGAGCTTTGTGCTTAGTGACGTGTTTCAGGAGCAATATGGTGAGTTCATACCATCATCTACTGAAGAACTTCTCAATCTTGTAAATGATAGTCTTCTTGGAAAAGCCATCTGTATGTTGCAGTATCACTTTGCGTTAGATGGAGATTCAGTAAAACTGAAGAAGCGGTTGAAGTTATTTAATTCCATATTCCTGCATTCTGCTGAACATGAGGAGCTGATAGACTGTGATTTTGGTGAAATTGATTCTTACTCACTTAACCACTCATTGAATTTTATTAATAGAGTTATTGCAAAGATATCATTTGGCAGGATATTGTTATTTCCCAATTGTGATCAAAGTCAGTCTCTTCCATTAGAAGAAAGTGGGGTTTTGAAAGATGTTCAGATGGAAATGGGGTCAACTAGAGAGGACGTTTCAAGAATGTACTTTATTAACATTTTAGTGGGTATTTGGCAATTGATTGTTAAGAAATTCCCTTCAGGTTCATATAGTGGTCAAAAGAGCATAGATGTTTTGTCCCTGTATAGATACTTAGAAGCTTTCATATTAAGAAGTATTCTTGAATTAACCAATAATATGCATAGTTATCTTATCCAGCTAGAATCCATTCCCTTTCTAGAGCAATTGATGAAGTCTGCTCTTAGATTTAGATTTGAAGATCCCACAACTTTGAAAATGCTCCAAGATATCCTAACTCTGTTGTCTGAGGGGAAATTTTCACGTGACTTTTATCTTCAGCTTCTACTTGCCCACTCTCAATTTGAGTCTAGCATTCAGTTGGCTTCTAACTCAACAAATAGTTCACATCTTGGGGCATTTTTGAGGCCTATATCTGGTGTTCTGAGACATCTTGCTTTTCCTACTACTGAAAATAATGCATCTGATAGCAGTCATTATCTAGAAACAACTGGGTTGTACATGAGACAGTTGGAGGTTATTAAACTGTTGCGGACACTCTTTCCATCCAAACCTCATGAGTTGgcttttgattttaaaaaaagtGTAGGCATAAATTTCAAAAGTCTGCATTTACTGCTTTTGTCTACCTATGGTGCAAAGCTTAGCAAAATTGATATGGAGATATACAATCTGATGTTGGCAATTGAATCTATTGATGGATTGGAGGCTGAAAACATTGCTGGTTCTGATCACCTATGGGGTAATGCTGCTTTGAAAATAGAAAAAGAAAGAGCTTTGGAACATGATCCATCTAATATGGGGGCTAATGCTGAAGCAGTAAAAGAACGTCATAGAAGTCAATTTAGAGATAACCTTCCCATTGACCCCAAAATATGTGCTTCTACAGTGCTATATTTTCCCTACGATAGAATTGCAACTCATGAAGCAATATCCTCAGAACATTTTCAATCCAGTGATTTTACCCATATGCTTGCG AATTATGCCCAGACTAGTACTCCTGATGATGGAAATCTACAGCGATATGATCCTGTCTTCATCTTGCACTTCTCGCTTTATAGCCTATCAGTGGGTCATATTGAACCCATGGAGTTTGCTGGTTTAGGCTTGCTTGCTATTGCATTTGTTAGCATGTCATCACCTGATGATGGGATAAGAAGATTGGCTTACAGTATCCTTGGGATATTTAAGAAAGCACTGGAG CTATGTAAAAAGCGGAAAGAAGTGACACGGATACGACTTTTGCTGACTTCCTTGCAAAATGGTATAGAAACACCATGGCAAAGAGTTCCCTCTGTTGTTGCAATATTTGCTGCAGAGGCATCATTTATATTGTTAGATCCTTCACATGATCATTATGCTACCTTAAGTAGGGTTTTGATGAATTCGTCTAAGTTGAGCATGAAG AATGTACCTCTTTTTAATGAATTCTTCTGGAGTACGTCTGTTAATTTTAAAGCTGAAAGGTTGTGGATACTTCGCCTACTATATGCAGGGTTGAACTTGGATGATGATGTTCAAATTTACACCAGGAACTCCATTCTTGAGACTCTAATGAGCTATTACTTTTCTCCACTTTCAGACAATGAGTCCAAGGATCTCATTCTTCAG ATATTGAAGAAATCCATTAAATGTTACAAAATGACTCGTCATCTGGTTGAAAATTGTGGTCTCTTTTCGTGGTTGTCTTCTGTTCTCTCGATCTTCAGTAAAATGAACTTTAGAGAGGAAAAGAAGTTTTTCATAATGCAATTGACTGTAGTGTTACAG GTTGTCCACAATATCATGTCCTCCAGAAACACAATCGAGTGGTTGCAAAAGAAGGCCCTTGAGCAGCTCATGGAACTTATGTCCCACCTGTGCAGATTCTTGGTTAATGGTGTGGTATTGGTAAAGGAACATGTAACATTGGTCAATTTGATTCTAGAAattatgatatcaacattgaatatATCCCATAAAAGGAAAATATATCAATCACAATTTAACCTATCAATTGATGGTTTGTATCAAATATGTGAGGCTACTCATACGGATGATGATGCTGCTCGGGCTGATCCTGAGCTTGGGCTCAAAGCTATACTCATGAATACACCTCCAGCTGCTATTTTCTGCAtg AGTCAAGAAAATCTTTCAAAGTTTATTGGATGGGCAATTTCCTCCGCGTTGCAAGCTGATTCAGCAAAATTGCATCAAAACAAAGAATCTCGGCACTTTCTCTCAGCTATTTCAAAGGATGAGCAATCCGAAGACTCCCTAGTATCAAAACTTCTACGTTGGCTCACTGCTTCTGTAATCTTAGGGAAACTTAAAGTGAAATCCAAAAATTTGGATCCAAAGCTAGGGTTGAATTTAAAGGATCTGGTGAGTTTATTTGATCACGCTGAAACTGAATGTGAAGAAGGCAGAGAGGATAGGATTCAGCGTGACCAGTTTTTAGCTTCGACAATTCTTTACCTCCAATTGCTTGTTCGCACCAACCACAAAGTTCTACCATCAGTCGTATCTGCACTTAGTATTCTCCTTGAAAATGCCTTGAGTCTTGCAG ATGCTACACATAAAAATGGGTTTCGGCTTCTATTGGAATCAGTGTGGTTGAAAATACGCTACCCTGTTGAAGCAAATCCTGCATGGAGATG GTCATTTTACCAACCATGGATGGATCTCTTCTTGGAATTAACTGATTTGCAGAAGATAGGTGAACTCCATGCTTGCCAAATTCTTCTCCATATCATTGCACATGTGCTTGGAAGTCCGCGATCAGAAGGGCTGCAAAGTTTGTTAGAAGAAATGCAAAGAATCGATGCCTTTGAATGGGAAAAAAGCATATTGGAGACCGATAAGTGA